A genomic segment from Agrobacterium vitis encodes:
- a CDS encoding GatB/YqeY domain-containing protein, with translation MLREDLTTALKEAMKAKDSRRLSTIRLVQSAIKDRDIANRGEGKAEASDDDILQLMAKLVKQREESAKIYEDNARPELAAQEREEVAIIKGFMPEQMDDDKVREAISGIITEISAEGVRDMGKVMAALKERYAGQMDFAKASGVVKELLTK, from the coding sequence ATGCTACGCGAGGATCTGACGACTGCGCTGAAGGAAGCGATGAAAGCCAAGGACAGCCGTCGGCTTTCCACCATCCGCCTGGTGCAATCGGCCATCAAGGACCGCGATATCGCCAATCGCGGCGAGGGCAAGGCCGAGGCCAGCGACGACGACATCCTTCAGCTGATGGCCAAGCTGGTGAAGCAGCGTGAGGAATCGGCCAAGATCTACGAAGACAATGCCCGCCCCGAGCTTGCCGCCCAGGAGCGTGAGGAAGTGGCGATCATCAAGGGCTTCATGCCCGAGCAGATGGATGACGATAAAGTCCGCGAAGCGATTTCTGGCATCATCACCGAAATCAGCGCCGAAGGCGTGCGCGACATGGGCAAGGTGATGGCCGCTTTGAAAGAACGCTATGCCGGTCAGATGGATTTCGCCAAGGCCTCCGGCGTGGTGAAAGAGCTTTTGACGAAGTAA
- the carA gene encoding glutamine-hydrolyzing carbamoyl-phosphate synthase small subunit, producing MTATSPLPTAAWTTTKPTALLVLADGTVIEGQGVGATGDVQAEVCFNTALTGYEEILTDPSYLGQIVTFTFPHIGNVGTNEEDIEDLTPAARHGAVGVIFKADITEPSNFRATKHLDAWLKARGMIGLSGVDTRALTAWIRENGAPNAVIAHDPNGNFDIEALKAKAKAWSGLEGLDLAKVASSGQSSTWGEKPWVWNEGFSELADKDADYHVVCVDFGVKRNILRLFTGLKCKVTVVPANTSAEDILALSPDGIFLSNGPGDPAATGEYAVPVIKELINTDIPLFGICLGHQMLGLALGAKTEKMHQGHHGANHPVKDFTTGKVEIVSMNHGFAVDSKSLPEGVEETHISLFDNTNCGLRLTGKPVFSVQHHPEASPGPQDSHYLFRRFINMVREKKGEPALAER from the coding sequence ATGACCGCAACATCGCCATTGCCCACCGCAGCCTGGACAACAACCAAGCCGACAGCGCTTCTGGTTCTGGCTGACGGCACCGTCATCGAAGGTCAGGGCGTCGGCGCCACCGGCGATGTTCAGGCCGAGGTGTGCTTCAACACCGCGCTGACCGGCTATGAGGAAATCCTCACCGATCCCTCCTATCTCGGCCAGATCGTTACCTTCACCTTTCCCCATATCGGCAATGTCGGCACCAATGAGGAAGACATTGAAGACCTGACGCCCGCCGCCCGCCACGGCGCAGTCGGGGTGATCTTCAAGGCCGATATCACCGAACCATCCAATTTCCGCGCCACCAAGCATCTTGATGCCTGGTTGAAGGCACGCGGCATGATCGGCCTGTCCGGTGTCGATACGCGGGCGCTGACTGCCTGGATTCGCGAAAACGGTGCGCCGAACGCGGTCATCGCCCATGACCCGAACGGCAATTTCGACATCGAGGCGCTGAAGGCCAAGGCCAAGGCCTGGAGCGGGCTGGAAGGTCTTGATCTTGCCAAGGTCGCCTCCTCCGGTCAGTCCTCGACATGGGGTGAAAAGCCCTGGGTGTGGAACGAAGGCTTTTCGGAGCTGGCTGACAAGGATGCCGATTATCACGTCGTCTGCGTGGATTTTGGCGTGAAGCGCAATATCCTGCGGCTGTTTACCGGCCTGAAATGCAAGGTCACGGTCGTGCCTGCCAATACCAGCGCCGAAGATATTCTGGCCTTGTCGCCGGATGGCATTTTCCTCTCCAATGGCCCCGGCGATCCGGCTGCAACCGGTGAATACGCCGTGCCGGTCATCAAGGAATTGATCAACACCGATATCCCGCTGTTCGGCATTTGCCTTGGCCATCAGATGCTGGGTCTGGCGCTGGGCGCCAAGACAGAAAAGATGCATCAGGGCCACCACGGCGCCAACCATCCGGTCAAGGATTTCACCACCGGCAAGGTGGAGATCGTCTCGATGAACCACGGCTTCGCAGTGGATTCGAAGTCCCTGCCGGAAGGCGTTGAAGAGACTCATATTTCGCTGTTCGACAACACCAATTGCGGCCTGCGCCTGACCGGCAAGCCGGTGTTTTCCGTCCAGCACCACCCGGAAGCCTCGCCCGGCCCGCAAGACAGCCACTATCTGTTCCGCCGCTTCATCAACATGGTACGCGAGAAGAAGGGCGAACCGGCTTTGGCCGAGCGCTGA
- a CDS encoding MATE family efflux transporter: protein MTYASSQRLGAPIESWLSHVRATLALGIPLAGAQLAQLAIHTTDVVIVGRLGAESLAALVLAGQFFFTVFIFGSGFSIAVMPMVANAYGKGDVRLARRSIRMGLWVSLAYSVVMWPLFHYSRDVLLALGQVPQVVELASSYIRIMWLSLPVALMFAVMRALVSAIGRAQIVLYITIATLLLNAALAYCIVLGHFGFPAFGILGAAWVAVSVNVFAMIAMGLYLHFNSVTRKYELFVRFWRPDWDALRDVIKLGLPIGVTVLAEVSLFTAASLLMGSIGTIELAAHGIALQLASIAFMIPLGLAQAATVRIGVAHGRGDFTDVVRASITVVCMAALISVIGGLLFFFFSNELSGMFLDRGRGDAAAVLDYAAPLVVVAGIFQLVDGMQAVATGLLRGLKDASVPMILALISYWPIGFGLAWFMAFPLGMGGLGVWFGFLIGLSSAAVMMGLRFWLRLRHEMRMMSR, encoded by the coding sequence ATGACTTATGCCTCGTCCCAGCGCCTTGGCGCGCCCATTGAAAGCTGGCTTAGCCATGTTCGCGCCACGCTGGCGCTGGGCATTCCCCTGGCTGGTGCGCAATTGGCGCAGCTGGCAATCCACACGACCGATGTGGTGATTGTCGGTCGTCTGGGAGCCGAATCGCTGGCGGCTTTGGTGCTGGCCGGCCAGTTTTTCTTCACGGTGTTTATTTTCGGCTCCGGCTTTTCCATCGCAGTTATGCCGATGGTGGCCAATGCCTATGGCAAGGGCGATGTGCGCCTGGCACGCCGCTCCATTCGCATGGGCTTGTGGGTGTCGCTCGCCTACAGCGTGGTGATGTGGCCGCTCTTCCATTACTCGCGTGATGTGCTGCTGGCCCTGGGGCAGGTGCCACAGGTGGTCGAGCTTGCCTCGAGCTATATCCGCATCATGTGGCTGAGCCTGCCTGTCGCGCTGATGTTTGCGGTGATGCGGGCGTTGGTCAGCGCCATCGGGCGGGCGCAGATCGTCCTGTATATCACCATCGCCACCTTGCTGCTGAATGCCGCCCTGGCTTACTGCATTGTGCTGGGCCATTTCGGCTTTCCGGCTTTCGGCATTCTTGGGGCTGCCTGGGTGGCGGTTTCGGTCAATGTCTTCGCCATGATCGCCATGGGTCTCTATCTGCACTTCAACAGCGTCACCCGGAAATACGAATTGTTCGTGCGCTTCTGGCGGCCCGATTGGGATGCGTTGCGCGATGTGATCAAGCTTGGCCTGCCGATTGGCGTCACGGTGCTGGCTGAAGTCAGCCTGTTTACGGCGGCTTCCCTGTTGATGGGCAGCATTGGCACGATTGAGTTGGCCGCGCATGGCATTGCCCTGCAATTGGCCTCCATCGCCTTCATGATCCCGCTGGGGCTGGCGCAGGCCGCCACCGTGCGGATCGGTGTTGCCCATGGACGCGGCGATTTTACCGATGTGGTACGGGCCTCCATCACGGTTGTCTGCATGGCAGCCCTGATCTCGGTGATCGGCGGGTTGCTGTTCTTCTTTTTTTCCAACGAATTGAGTGGAATGTTCCTCGACCGGGGTCGGGGCGATGCGGCGGCGGTGCTGGATTATGCAGCGCCGCTGGTGGTGGTCGCCGGTATTTTCCAGCTGGTCGATGGCATGCAGGCGGTTGCTACCGGGCTGCTGCGTGGCCTGAAGGATGCCAGCGTGCCGATGATCCTGGCGCTGATTTCCTATTGGCCAATTGGTTTCGGCCTGGCCTGGTTCATGGCGTTTCCCTTGGGTATGGGCGGTCTTGGCGTCTGGTTTGGTTTCCTGATCGGGCTTTCCAGCGCCGCTGTCATGATGGGGCTGCGGTTCTGGCTACGGCTTCGCCACGAAATGCGGATGATGAGCCGGTAA
- a CDS encoding LysR family transcriptional regulator has product MSDLPLADLDAFATIARLRNFRAAGKLRGVSASSLSEAMRRLEARVGVRLLNRTTRSVTLTDAGARLLERLSPTLADIELALDDINQFRERPFGRLRLNVPGIVARCVLPPVVNGFLAAYPDILLEVMVNDALIDVLAEGCDAGIRYEEALHQDMIAVPIGPRRQRYVCVAAPSYLAQYGRPDHPRDLIHHRSILHRFNSGRVNEWHFERDGEVINVSPPPRLIAETVDLELAAVRAGLGMMRTFEDFMIEDLNAGRLERVLTDWEDEFSGPFLYYHSRRHMPVPLRVFIDYIRQHGDPG; this is encoded by the coding sequence ATGAGCGATCTACCGCTGGCCGATCTCGATGCCTTCGCCACCATTGCCCGGTTGAGAAACTTCCGGGCAGCCGGAAAGTTGCGCGGCGTTTCGGCCTCGTCGTTGAGCGAGGCGATGCGGCGGCTGGAGGCGCGGGTTGGCGTGCGGCTGCTGAACCGCACCACCCGCAGCGTGACCCTGACCGATGCCGGAGCGCGGCTGTTGGAACGGTTATCGCCGACGCTGGCGGATATTGAACTGGCACTTGACGATATCAATCAGTTTCGCGAGCGACCCTTCGGGCGATTGCGGCTCAATGTGCCGGGCATTGTCGCCCGGTGTGTGCTGCCGCCAGTTGTCAACGGCTTTCTGGCCGCCTATCCGGATATCCTGCTGGAGGTGATGGTCAATGATGCTTTGATCGACGTGCTGGCTGAAGGCTGCGATGCCGGCATTCGCTATGAAGAGGCGCTGCATCAGGATATGATCGCGGTTCCTATCGGCCCGCGCCGCCAGCGCTATGTCTGCGTGGCAGCCCCGTCTTATCTTGCGCAGTATGGCAGACCGGATCATCCGCGCGACCTGATCCATCACCGCTCCATTCTGCATCGCTTCAACAGTGGCCGGGTGAATGAATGGCATTTCGAACGCGATGGCGAGGTGATCAATGTCTCCCCGCCACCCCGGCTGATCGCCGAAACGGTCGATCTGGAACTGGCCGCCGTGCGGGCTGGGCTTGGCATGATGCGCACATTCGAGGACTTCATGATCGAGGATTTGAATGCCGGACGACTGGAGCGGGTGCTGACCGATTGGGAGGATGAGTTTTCCGGTCCCTTCCTCTATTATCACAGCCGTCGCCACATGCCCGTGCCACTGCGGGTCTTTATCGATTATATCCGCCAGCATGGCGATCCCGGTTGA
- a CDS encoding aldo/keto reductase, whose protein sequence is MQTVKLGKSGPQTSRLGLGCMGMSGMYGPADRTESLATLHAAIDAGVTLIDTGDFYGMGHNEMLIGEGLKGGLRDKVQISVKFGAQRDPAGGWIGYDARPSAVKTALAYTLQRLGTDHIDIYRPARLDPNVPIEETIGAIAEMVQAGYVKHIGLSEVGADTIRRAAAVHPIVDLQIEYSLISRGIEDSILPTCRELGIGITAYGVLSRGLISGNWTAPTAPTDFRAHSPRFQGENANHNLALVKVLTQVATSKGMTTAQAAIAWVLAKGEDIVPLIGARRRDRLTESLSALDFTLSQEDIAALETAVPKGSAAGSRYAEAQMAHLDSEK, encoded by the coding sequence ATGCAAACGGTAAAACTTGGAAAATCCGGCCCTCAGACCTCGCGCCTTGGATTGGGATGCATGGGCATGTCGGGCATGTACGGGCCTGCCGACCGCACAGAAAGCCTCGCCACCCTGCACGCCGCCATTGATGCCGGGGTAACGCTGATCGATACCGGCGATTTCTACGGCATGGGCCACAATGAAATGCTGATTGGAGAAGGGCTGAAGGGTGGCCTGCGCGACAAAGTGCAGATCAGCGTCAAATTCGGCGCTCAGCGCGACCCGGCGGGCGGCTGGATCGGGTACGATGCACGTCCATCGGCAGTAAAGACGGCGCTGGCTTACACATTGCAACGGCTGGGCACCGACCATATCGATATCTACCGCCCGGCCCGGCTCGATCCCAATGTGCCGATTGAAGAGACCATCGGCGCCATCGCAGAGATGGTCCAGGCTGGCTATGTCAAGCATATCGGCCTGTCGGAAGTCGGCGCCGATACGATCCGGCGGGCAGCAGCCGTCCATCCGATCGTTGACCTGCAAATCGAATATTCGCTGATTTCGCGTGGCATAGAGGACAGTATCCTGCCGACCTGCCGGGAACTCGGCATCGGCATTACCGCCTATGGGGTTCTGTCGCGCGGGCTGATCAGCGGCAACTGGACCGCACCAACGGCACCAACGGATTTCCGCGCCCATTCGCCACGCTTCCAGGGCGAGAATGCCAACCACAATCTGGCGCTCGTCAAAGTCCTGACGCAGGTCGCGACCTCAAAAGGCATGACCACTGCGCAAGCCGCCATCGCCTGGGTGCTGGCCAAGGGCGAGGATATCGTCCCGCTGATAGGTGCCCGCCGCCGCGACCGATTGACGGAATCGCTTAGCGCCCTCGACTTTACCCTGTCACAGGAGGATATCGCTGCCCTTGAAACCGCAGTCCCCAAGGGCAGCGCCGCCGGTTCCCGCTATGCAGAGGCGCAAATGGCGCATCTGGACAGCGAAAAGTAA
- the ypfJ gene encoding KPN_02809 family neutral zinc metallopeptidase, protein MELDGRRQSENLEDVRGASGGGGFGRRGIRLPLGGGGRGLSFSTIIILVLIYFGLRLMGIDMLQLLEEGSGSAPSSSQQQVSDTPEQADMKVFVSRVLASTEDVWTTAFQERDVTYEMPKLRLFSGQYPSACGAASAATGPFYCPGDRRIYLDTAFFTELSKRFQASGDFAQAYVIAHEVGHHVQNLTGILPKFNQMRSSMSAADANRMSVRVELQADCFAGIWGRKADQQGLLSAGDLQEAMNAAQQIGDDTIQKRSQGYVVPESFNHGSAAQRMKWFKKGYDQGRMDACDTFSGPI, encoded by the coding sequence ATGGAACTGGATGGGCGTCGTCAGTCCGAAAATCTCGAGGATGTCAGGGGTGCATCAGGCGGCGGTGGCTTTGGCCGACGCGGCATCCGGCTGCCGCTTGGCGGTGGTGGGCGGGGTTTGAGTTTTTCCACCATCATCATTCTGGTGCTGATCTATTTCGGTCTTCGCCTGATGGGCATCGATATGTTGCAATTGCTGGAGGAGGGCAGTGGGTCCGCGCCATCTTCTTCGCAGCAGCAGGTCAGTGACACGCCAGAACAGGCGGACATGAAAGTATTCGTGAGCCGAGTGCTGGCGTCTACCGAGGATGTCTGGACCACCGCATTTCAAGAGCGCGACGTAACCTATGAAATGCCAAAGCTACGGCTGTTTTCCGGTCAATATCCCTCTGCCTGTGGCGCTGCCTCTGCGGCGACCGGGCCTTTCTACTGCCCTGGAGATCGCCGTATCTATCTCGATACCGCGTTTTTCACGGAGCTATCCAAGCGGTTCCAGGCCTCCGGCGATTTTGCCCAGGCCTATGTGATCGCTCATGAAGTCGGCCACCACGTCCAGAACCTGACCGGCATCCTGCCGAAATTCAACCAGATGCGCAGCTCGATGAGTGCCGCCGACGCCAATCGGATGTCGGTCCGCGTCGAATTGCAGGCTGATTGCTTTGCCGGGATCTGGGGCCGGAAGGCCGATCAGCAGGGATTGCTCTCGGCAGGCGATCTTCAGGAAGCAATGAATGCAGCTCAGCAGATTGGCGACGATACGATTCAAAAGCGGTCCCAGGGCTATGTCGTGCCTGAGAGCTTCAACCACGGCTCCGCCGCACAGCGGATGAAATGGTTCAAGAAAGGCTATGACCAGGGCCGGATGGATGCCTGCGACACCTTTTCCGGCCCGATCTGA
- a CDS encoding glutathione S-transferase family protein, giving the protein MITVHYLEHSRAHRILWLLEELGLSYEVKTYKRGADMHAPAALKAVHPLGKSPVIEDNGRIFAESGAIIEYLIDTYGADTNGKMVLRPAPGSDAFLRYRYWLHYAEGSAMPLLILKLVFSRLSKQMPFLLRGVAKRISDGVCGKMIDPQIAEHLAFWQAELKKDGYFAGSDFTAADIAMSFPVESVLSISGDTGDVTILRSYLSTIRARPAYQRALQRGGAYMFSKT; this is encoded by the coding sequence ATGATTACTGTCCATTATCTGGAGCATTCCAGGGCGCACCGCATTCTCTGGCTGCTGGAAGAGCTGGGATTGTCTTATGAGGTGAAAACCTACAAGCGCGGCGCCGATATGCATGCACCGGCGGCATTGAAGGCCGTGCATCCGCTGGGGAAATCGCCTGTTATCGAAGACAATGGCCGGATCTTCGCCGAAAGCGGCGCCATTATCGAATATCTGATCGACACCTATGGCGCCGATACCAATGGCAAGATGGTTTTGCGTCCGGCACCGGGCAGCGACGCTTTCCTGCGTTACCGTTACTGGCTGCATTATGCCGAAGGCTCGGCCATGCCCCTTCTGATCTTGAAGCTGGTATTCTCCCGGTTGTCCAAGCAGATGCCGTTTCTGTTGCGCGGAGTGGCTAAGCGGATTTCCGATGGCGTTTGCGGCAAGATGATCGATCCGCAGATCGCTGAGCATCTGGCCTTCTGGCAGGCGGAATTAAAAAAAGACGGCTATTTTGCTGGGTCGGATTTTACCGCCGCCGATATCGCCATGAGCTTCCCGGTGGAATCGGTGCTGTCGATTTCCGGCGATACGGGCGATGTTACCATCCTTCGTTCCTATCTTTCCACAATCCGCGCCAGGCCGGCCTATCAGCGCGCCCTGCAACGCGGCGGAGCTTATATGTTCTCCAAGACCTGA
- a CDS encoding DUF1868 domain-containing protein, which translates to MPQTQLSSDLIRFSAAGRSGPSKRLGIRFDAEGNFLPEPGNTIVCHLRPGSESQKAIVALQERYKQMPEADHLAVTPASSLHMTLFQGIIEHRRTAGFWPKDLPLDAPIDDMTEILAQRLMHFTPGPDFRMKIARMLPTGLRLEPMGEADRRALAQWRDRLADLFGYRHPDHETYEFHITFAYVIKPFSEAALFQWQAMLETAREEFLKQFEDIALDPPAFCAFNDMKHFEELIVLQGNID; encoded by the coding sequence ATGCCGCAGACGCAACTGTCGTCCGACCTCATCCGTTTCTCTGCGGCTGGCCGCTCCGGGCCATCGAAACGTCTCGGCATCCGTTTCGATGCTGAAGGTAATTTCCTACCCGAACCGGGCAACACGATTGTTTGCCATCTTCGCCCGGGAAGTGAAAGCCAGAAGGCGATTGTCGCCTTGCAGGAGCGCTATAAGCAAATGCCGGAGGCTGACCATCTGGCCGTTACCCCTGCCTCCAGCCTGCATATGACCCTGTTTCAAGGCATTATCGAACATCGCCGCACCGCCGGTTTCTGGCCAAAGGATCTGCCGCTGGATGCGCCAATCGACGACATGACGGAAATCCTCGCGCAAAGGCTGATGCATTTTACGCCCGGGCCGGATTTTCGCATGAAGATTGCCCGGATGCTGCCGACGGGGCTTCGGTTGGAGCCAATGGGTGAGGCGGATCGCCGGGCCTTGGCGCAGTGGCGCGACAGGCTGGCGGATCTGTTCGGCTATCGCCATCCCGACCATGAGACTTACGAGTTTCATATCACCTTTGCCTATGTCATCAAGCCATTTTCAGAGGCGGCCCTTTTTCAGTGGCAGGCCATGCTGGAGACGGCGCGAGAAGAGTTTCTGAAGCAATTTGAGGATATCGCTCTTGATCCTCCGGCTTTCTGTGCTTTTAACGATATGAAGCATTTCGAAGAACTGATCGTATTGCAGGGTAATATCGACTAA
- the carB gene encoding carbamoyl-phosphate synthase large subunit produces the protein MPKRQDIKSILIIGAGPIVIGQACEFDYSGTQACKALKEEGYRVILVNSNPATIMTDPGLADATYVEPITPEVVAKIIAKERPDALLPTMGGQTALNTALSLKRMGVLDRYNVEMIGAKPAAIDMAEDRALFREAMARIGLETPKSMLANATEIKDADRKTHEIARNEVKARLSGDALDKALDELENQWNLGETDRKQRYMNHAMAVAAQALDVVGLPTIIRPSFTMGGTGGGIAYNRSEFFEIIGSGLDASPTTEVLIEESVLGWKEYEMEVVRDKADNCIIICSIENIDPMGVHTGDSITVAPALTLTDKEYQMMRNASIAVLREIGVETGGSNVQFAVNPKDGRLVVIEMNPRVSRSSALASKATGFPIAKIAAKLAVGYTLDELDNDITGGATPASFEPSIDYVVTKIPRFAFEKFPGAEPTLTTAMKSVGEVMAIGRTFAESLQKALRGLETGLTGLDEIEIPGLGQGDDKNAIRAAIGTPTPDRLRMVAQALRLGMSEAEVHEGCKIDPWFIAQLKAITDLEARIREHGLPEDAENLRMLKAKGFSDARLASLSGKRPKEVAELRNGLNVRPVFKRIDTCAAEFASPTAYMYSTYETPFVGALRSEAQVSDRKKIVILGGGPNRIGQGIEFDYCCCHAAFALKDAGFEAIMINCNPETVSTDYDTSDRLYFEPLTAEDVIEILRAEQEKGEVVGVIVQFGGQTPLKLAEALEKNGIPILGTAPDMIDLAEDRDRFQKLLMKLDLNQPNNGIAYSVEQARLVASEIGFPLVVRPSYVLGGRAMQIIHNESMLQSYLLDTVPGLVPEAIKQRYPNDKTGQINTLLSKNPLLFDSYLTNAIEVDVDALCDGESVFVSGIMEHIEEAGIHSGDSACSLPSRSLSKETLDELERQTAAMAKALHVGGLMNVQYAIKDGVIYVLEVNPRASRTVPFVAKTIGAPIAKIAARIMAGEKLDAAIAAYGAKPDPRNLKHIAVKEAVFPFARFPGVDTLLGPEMRSTGEVIGLDTSFALAFAKSQLGASVELPRDGAVFVSVRDEDKVRVLPAIKLLTSIGFKVLATGGTQRFLAEQGIEAIKINKVLEGRPHIEDAIRNRQVQLVINTTDSNKAISDSKSLRRAALMQKVPYYTTMAGALAAAEAIEALKKGQLEVRPLQSYF, from the coding sequence ATGCCAAAGCGCCAAGACATTAAATCCATCCTCATCATCGGCGCTGGACCGATTGTCATCGGCCAGGCATGCGAATTCGACTATTCCGGCACCCAGGCCTGTAAGGCGCTGAAGGAAGAAGGCTACCGGGTCATTCTGGTCAATTCCAACCCGGCGACCATCATGACCGATCCGGGCCTCGCCGACGCAACTTACGTTGAGCCGATCACGCCGGAAGTGGTCGCCAAGATCATCGCCAAGGAACGCCCGGATGCGCTGCTGCCAACCATGGGCGGGCAGACGGCCTTGAATACCGCGCTCTCCCTGAAGCGGATGGGCGTGTTGGATCGCTACAATGTCGAGATGATTGGCGCCAAGCCTGCCGCCATCGACATGGCCGAAGACCGCGCCCTGTTTCGGGAAGCCATGGCCCGCATTGGCCTTGAAACGCCGAAATCCATGCTGGCCAATGCCACCGAGATCAAGGACGCCGACCGCAAGACCCATGAAATTGCTCGTAATGAGGTAAAGGCCCGGCTTTCCGGCGACGCGCTCGACAAGGCGCTGGATGAGCTGGAAAACCAGTGGAACCTCGGCGAAACCGACCGCAAGCAGCGCTATATGAACCACGCGATGGCGGTGGCAGCCCAGGCGCTTGACGTTGTTGGCCTGCCCACCATCATCCGCCCGTCCTTTACCATGGGCGGCACCGGCGGCGGCATTGCCTATAACCGCTCGGAATTCTTCGAGATCATCGGCTCCGGCCTTGATGCATCGCCGACGACCGAAGTGCTGATCGAGGAATCGGTGCTGGGTTGGAAAGAATATGAAATGGAAGTTGTCCGCGACAAGGCGGACAATTGCATCATCATCTGCTCCATCGAAAATATCGATCCGATGGGCGTCCATACCGGCGACAGCATCACCGTTGCCCCGGCTCTGACGCTGACCGACAAAGAATACCAGATGATGCGCAACGCTTCGATTGCGGTGCTGCGCGAAATTGGTGTTGAGACCGGCGGCTCCAACGTGCAGTTTGCGGTCAACCCCAAGGACGGCCGCCTCGTCGTCATCGAGATGAACCCGCGCGTGTCACGCTCGTCGGCGCTGGCCTCCAAGGCGACCGGCTTCCCGATTGCCAAGATCGCTGCCAAGCTGGCAGTTGGCTATACGCTGGACGAGTTGGACAATGACATTACCGGCGGCGCAACGCCCGCCTCCTTCGAGCCGTCAATTGATTATGTCGTCACCAAGATCCCGCGCTTTGCCTTTGAAAAATTCCCGGGCGCCGAACCGACGCTGACCACCGCAATGAAGTCGGTCGGCGAAGTCATGGCGATTGGCCGCACCTTCGCCGAATCCTTGCAAAAGGCGCTGCGTGGCCTGGAAACCGGCCTGACCGGTCTGGACGAAATTGAGATCCCCGGCCTTGGCCAGGGCGACGACAAGAACGCCATCCGCGCCGCCATCGGCACCCCGACCCCGGACCGGCTGCGCATGGTGGCCCAGGCCTTGCGGCTCGGCATGTCGGAAGCCGAAGTGCATGAAGGCTGCAAGATCGATCCGTGGTTCATCGCCCAGTTGAAGGCAATCACCGATCTGGAAGCCCGTATCCGCGAGCATGGTCTGCCCGAAGATGCCGAAAACCTGCGGATGCTGAAAGCCAAGGGCTTTTCCGATGCGCGCCTTGCCAGCCTTTCGGGCAAGCGTCCGAAGGAAGTGGCAGAGCTGCGCAACGGCCTCAACGTCCGCCCGGTCTTCAAGCGGATCGATACCTGCGCTGCCGAATTCGCGTCACCGACGGCTTACATGTATTCGACCTATGAGACGCCTTTCGTCGGCGCGCTGCGCTCGGAAGCGCAAGTGTCGGATCGCAAGAAAATCGTCATCCTCGGCGGTGGCCCGAACCGCATCGGCCAGGGTATCGAGTTCGATTATTGCTGCTGCCACGCCGCCTTCGCCCTGAAGGATGCCGGTTTTGAAGCGATCATGATCAACTGCAACCCGGAAACCGTTTCCACCGACTACGACACCTCCGACCGCCTGTATTTCGAGCCGCTGACGGCGGAAGACGTCATCGAAATCCTGCGCGCCGAACAGGAAAAGGGTGAAGTGGTTGGCGTCATCGTGCAGTTTGGCGGCCAGACTCCGCTGAAACTGGCAGAGGCCCTGGAAAAGAACGGTATTCCGATCCTCGGCACCGCGCCTGACATGATCGATCTGGCCGAAGACCGCGACCGGTTCCAGAAGCTGCTGATGAAGCTCGATCTCAACCAGCCCAACAACGGCATCGCCTATTCGGTCGAGCAAGCGCGCCTCGTTGCTTCCGAAATCGGCTTCCCGCTGGTGGTGCGCCCATCCTACGTGCTGGGCGGCCGGGCCATGCAGATCATCCACAATGAGAGCATGTTGCAGAGCTACCTGCTGGATACCGTGCCGGGCCTGGTGCCGGAAGCCATCAAGCAGCGGTACCCCAATGACAAGACGGGCCAGATCAACACCCTTCTCAGCAAGAACCCGCTGCTGTTCGATAGCTACCTCACCAACGCAATTGAGGTGGACGTGGATGCGCTGTGCGACGGCGAAAGCGTCTTCGTGTCGGGTATCATGGAGCATATTGAAGAGGCCGGCATCCATTCCGGCGACAGCGCCTGCTCGCTGCCATCGCGCTCGTTGAGCAAGGAAACCCTTGACGAACTGGAACGCCAGACTGCCGCCATGGCCAAGGCGCTGCATGTCGGCGGGTTGATGAATGTGCAATATGCCATCAAGGATGGCGTGATCTACGTGCTGGAAGTCAATCCGCGCGCCTCGCGTACCGTGCCGTTCGTGGCCAAGACCATCGGCGCGCCAATCGCCAAGATCGCCGCCCGGATCATGGCCGGTGAAAAGCTGGATGCGGCAATTGCCGCTTACGGCGCCAAGCCCGATCCGCGCAACTTGAAGCACATTGCGGTCAAGGAAGCCGTGTTCCCGTTTGCCCGCTTCCCCGGTGTCGATACGCTGCTTGGCCCGGAAATGCGCTCGACCGGCGAAGTGATCGGCCTCGACACCAGCTTTGCTCTGGCCTTTGCCAAAAGCCAGCTCGGTGCCAGCGTCGAGCTTCCCCGTGACGGCGCGGTCTTCGTGTCGGTGCGTGACGAGGACAAGGTCCGCGTTCTGCCCGCCATCAAGCTGTTGACCTCGATCGGCTTCAAGGTTCTGGCCACCGGCGGCACGCAACGCTTCCTAGCCGAACAGGGCATCGAGGCCATCAAGATCAACAAGGTTCTGGAAGGCCGTCCGCATATCGAGGACGCCATCCGCAACCGGCAGGTCCAACTGGTAATCAACACCACCGACAGCAACAAGGCGATCTCGGACAGCAAATCACTGCGCCGCGCCGCCCTGATGCAGAAAGTGCCCTATTACACCACCATGGCCGGTGCGCTTGCCGCCGCCGAAGCCATCGAGGCGCTGAAAAAGGGCCAGTTGGAAGTTCGTCCGCTGCAAAGCTATTTCTGA